In Nocardia asteroides, the following proteins share a genomic window:
- the mscL gene encoding large conductance mechanosensitive channel protein MscL, whose protein sequence is MFDGFKDFLMRGNVIDLAVAVVMGTAFTAVVTSFTKGIVNPLLAVFGSTNELGLGVQLIGDKPATFIAIGPIITAFIDFFMVAAVLYFVLMLPMKSLKNKFGTTKAAEPTETELLIEIRDLLAKQQGLSTEQTEALSKERATESA, encoded by the coding sequence GTGTTCGACGGGTTCAAAGACTTCCTCATGCGGGGCAATGTCATCGACCTCGCGGTCGCGGTGGTGATGGGTACCGCCTTCACCGCGGTCGTCACCTCGTTCACCAAGGGGATCGTCAACCCGCTGCTCGCGGTGTTCGGCTCGACCAACGAGCTGGGCCTTGGCGTCCAGCTGATCGGCGACAAGCCGGCCACCTTCATCGCGATCGGGCCGATCATCACCGCGTTCATCGACTTCTTCATGGTCGCCGCGGTCCTGTACTTCGTGCTGATGCTGCCGATGAAGTCGCTGAAGAACAAGTTCGGCACCACCAAGGCCGCCGAGCCCACCGAGACCGAACTGCTCATCGAGATCCGCGACCTGCTGGCCAAGCAGCAGGGCCTCAGCACCGAACAGACCGAGGCCCTGAGCAAGGAACGCGCCACCGAGTCGGCCTAG
- a CDS encoding DUF1737 domain-containing protein, translated as MTEPPDGLPRYRVLTGPDDETFCRRVSAALALGYALHEGPAVTFDGTNVIVAQAVVWPAG; from the coding sequence ATGACCGAACCACCAGACGGGCTACCGCGCTACCGCGTGCTGACCGGCCCGGACGACGAGACGTTCTGCCGACGGGTGAGCGCGGCGCTGGCCCTCGGCTACGCACTGCACGAGGGCCCCGCCGTCACTTTCGACGGTACGAACGTGATCGTCGCCCAGGCGGTGGTGTGGCCGGCCGGGTAG